The sequence TAAATATCCATTAAACAAAGAATAAAACCCCAAAATAAAAGCAATAAACCAGAATATTATTTGGTGATCGCCTTCAAAAAGATAACTATCCTTTAGTGGTAGACTCAATGCATAGATGATCATACATCTCGCATACCCTCCCCTCTTTACTTCGGGATTCATCGGTAAGCCCTATTAACAATCGTACTCTACGGCTTTGGGAGTGCGTTCGGCGCTATGGACAAGCGATATCCACACGTTGACCTTAAGGAGTTGTTCATGAACGAAATCACTGAGCACGGTTGCTTGTATTCAGCTGAAGATAAAACACTGACTGCAGCGTGCAAACGCTTACTACAACAACAAAGCTTCTCGACCCAAAATCAGCTGCGCGAGAAACTGGTCGAGATCGGTTATACCGGCATTAGCCAATCAACCGTATCTCGCATTTTGTCACAACTTGGCGTGGTGAAAATCCAGAACGCCTGTGGCAAAAAGGTGTACTGCATCACTGTTGAAAGCGCACCGGTTCGTGTCGATGCATCCATCTCATCGCAAATTGAATTAATTACTCATAACCAAGCGATGGTGATAGTAAAAACCCACCCTGGTTGTGCACAGTTAGTGGCAAGATTAGTAGATATCGACCCACATACTGAGATTATCGGCACCGTTGGCGGCAACGACACCGTGTTAATTATTCCGAAAGACACAACCAACATTGATGCTTGTGAACAAGTGGTCAAAGCACGCTTGGGCGTTGCCTAAATGTCTTATTGGCAAGGTCTGTTCACTGCAGTTGCGCTGCTGACTCTCTCTCGACTGCCTACGAAGGTGGCTCACCCGCCCTAGCGGATATTTGCTGGTCGATGAAACTAATCACAAACTATTACGGTCTGATTGAGTTAAGATACCTTCAACTCCATTTTGATGACTAAATAGTATGCGACGACTTGCCACATTACTTTTTGTTTGTATTTCCCTATTCACCCAGCCTGCGTGGGCGCTTTTTGGAAATGACAACGCCGAGCCAAGCTTCGGAGGCAATAACAACGGTTTTGTCCCTGTAGACCAAGCTTTCCCTTTCAATTACTACCAGCAAGATGGCAAAGTGCTTCTCGACTGGCAGGTAAAAGAAGGCTACTACCTCTACCAACATAGTCTCTCTTTCACTGGGCAAAATCTCGCGATCGGTAACGTTGAATTAGAAGATGGTAAACCACACCAAGATGAATTCTTTGGTGAGGTGAGCATTTATACCCAGCCGTTATTCGTGCAAGTCCCTCTACAGGGTTACCAAGATGGTTCACAGCTGATCGTTAAATATCAAGGCTGTGCGGATGCGGGTTTCTGCTACCCACCAGAAACTCGAATCATCGACATTGAGCCATTTACAGCTACAGATTCAGGCGACTCTCAAGCCAATGTAGTGTCGCCAGAGTCATCGTCTGCAAACATTGAGACTAATGTTTCAACACAGCAAGCTTCTCCAAAAGCAGATGTTGCAAGTAACACCACTCCACAATCAACTGCACCCGTTTCAAAAGAAGCGAGCCTAGCCGATAAGCTCGGTGACAGTTGGTGGACGCCATTAT is a genomic window of Vibrio sp. ED004 containing:
- a CDS encoding arginine repressor, which encodes MNEITEHGCLYSAEDKTLTAACKRLLQQQSFSTQNQLREKLVEIGYTGISQSTVSRILSQLGVVKIQNACGKKVYCITVESAPVRVDASISSQIELITHNQAMVIVKTHPGCAQLVARLVDIDPHTEIIGTVGGNDTVLIIPKDTTNIDACEQVVKARLGVA